From one Lycium ferocissimum isolate CSIRO_LF1 chromosome 7, AGI_CSIRO_Lferr_CH_V1, whole genome shotgun sequence genomic stretch:
- the LOC132062537 gene encoding VQ motif-containing protein 25-like: MKQVITSATISPSCSKHNIHRDSHTISKLKPKIRIIHIIAPEIIKTDVEHFRDLVQRLTGKNAAQQVKGKKTKKDISQRKKNIESSPPDHHQQHQHMNMLQDTNYRMKEEVSEDTYGSVENSSNGFLSGFGSMEGFIQDLGEYPLFPNFKPTQINMFGEMPLC, encoded by the coding sequence ATGAAGCAAGTGATCACAAGTGCAACCATTAGCCCAAGTTGTTCTAAGCATAACATACATAGAGATTCACACACAATATCCAAATTGAAGCCGAAAATCCGAATAATTCATATAATAGCACCAGAGATCATCAAAACAGACGTTGAGCATTTTCGCGATCTTGTACAAAGGCTCACGGGGAAGAATGCTGCACAACAAGTCAAAGGAAAAAAGACGAAAAAGGACATAAGCCAAAGGAAAAAGAACATAGAATCATCACCACCagatcatcatcaacaacatcaacacatgaaCATGTTACAAGATACTAATTACAGGATGAAAGAGGAAGTAAGTGAAGATACATATGGAAGTGTTGAAAATTCATCAAATGGGTTTTTGAGTGGTTTTGGATCAATGGAAGGATTTATTCAAGACTTAGGTGAATATCCTCTATTTCCTAATTTCAAGCCTACTCAGATTAATATGTTTGGTGAGATGCCCCTTTGCTAA